The nucleotide sequence CTACAGGAGACCTGAGGAAGCGACCGTTTTCTCCACCTAAAGCCAGTAACTGCACAGCAGAGTTCGCTCAAAGGGACTGATGGAGGGAGGTTAATTATAACAGAGAGAgtcactatttatttttttgtagtaGTGTCATATGAATGTATCTCGTTTTTAAAATGGTTGcctttttatattatttatgcCTTGAaattccttcccccccccccgcccataCACAAAGAAACTGGCCTGAttatgtgttaaaaaaaaaaagtaataatataaagaaaaaagggaaatatgTAGTGTGCTTTCCATGGAGTATTACCAGTGGGAGAAGCACTTTGGAGGAGGGAGGCAGTGAATGTTTCCACGAACGCCTTACGGTTTTGCTAGGAAGAACCTGATGGCAAgagggcaaaaaagaaaaaaagaaaaacaaaaaaggactGTGGGCAGGCGAGCGAACCCCAGCTGACGCGCCGGAGGGGAGGACCGGGCGAATTCGGTGCGGCTTCGGAAGCGGAGCTCAGGAAACGCGGCTGCTGTCTGCATTGTTAGCCGCTGGCCGGTGTTTAGGTAGTCCAGCGAGCGCAGAAGCGCGTGGCCTGTCTCGCCTCCCGAGGGACCCCTCCGCTCGTGTCTGCGCCGTTCGGAGCGGCTCGGTCGCGCGGCCGGCGATCCCCGAGTCCCGCGAGACGCGCTCCCAGCGCGCGGCGCTCGCGTGCCCCGAGGTCGTCGCGCCGCgccaggctctgctgctgcttttcccctcGCCACCGCAAAAGGCGAAATCGGCTCCTTTGCAACCCGCCTGGCAGGGCGCAGCGAGGTTCGGCTGCGATTCGACTCCTGGGTCGcggagagagaagggaagaggaggtgCTGCAACGCTTGCCTTTGCCTCCGGAGTTAGAGGAGCCGCTCCGGCTCGCCTGCCGGCCTTGCAGAAACGGCACGCGTGGCATGATGTAGGTGTTGCAATGtcaactgctttttattttatttttcccttcccctcccctccaaatttaatcagtaaataaaacaaacctgCGCTTGTAAAGCGCCCGGTCCAAAAATCAGAGCACCTCACCCCAGAAATGAGGTGCATAAATTACAATTACAGCTGCCCCCAGGCGATGCATGTGCAGCCTCCTTTTAATGGAACaagtgtgtatgcatgtattaTGTATAATGTgtaattctctcttttttttttcccccctctctctctcttttcccccctAGCTCTGGCTCCGGCattggggaagggaggaagcgAAGCCGGCCCGGCGCCTCGGGGCGATCGCGCACCGCCACTGCAGGTGCAGCGGGTCCTGCCGAGAAAACCGCTCTGCGCCTCGCCAAgagccccgggggccgcggccgtcAAAGCGCCGTTGTGCGCGCAGCACGAGGGTTCCTCCATAAAATCCGCAACGCGCGGTTTGTGTGTGATATAATagtacatatttatatataatccAGAGCCCTTAAGGAGGGCTTAGGGGGTGGGTGCGGGTTGCTGCGCAGGCCGGTGCCGCTTCTGCTCGGCGCCAAGAGCCGAGCAGCAGCCGCCGGCTTTGCCGAAGGAGCGATTCGATCCGGCgcaggaggaggctggaggCTTCGTTTGTATTGAGCGACACTCTAAGTGTGTTTTTACTCCCCCCTACCCCCTTTTAATcgtattttatttatgaaaatgttatgttttgccttgaattttctttcaggGGTTGCGTGTTGTCTCGGCGTGATGCTGGGTGCATAACGCTAACTCCTTCTCCGCCTTGTGCTCTCTGGGCTGTAAAATCCGTAGGCTCCGACTGCCCCCTACCCGGGAGAGGCTGGAAGGCCCCGCTCCCTGCGCATCGCTGCTCCCTCTTCGTTCGGGAGCGCGGCTCTGCGCCGGCTGCCTTTtcctagtttaaaaaaataaaagtgggaAAACTTCCCCCCCCTCTCTGATCGGCCTCCGAAAAAGCCGTTCCCCTGCGGCACGATCCCCTCCACCTTGCCGCAGCTCCTCCGTGCCGCAGGTCCTGCAGCGCACGGAAAAACGGGAGGTGTTTTCCGAAGGGATTGCGCTGTCCCTCGGGGAAACGGTGCGTAGCTCGGCCGGGCCCTTGGCAGGAGCTTCGCTCCGTGGGCGCCCCCTTAGTAACCGCACACCGGAGGGACTGAGACGAAACGTTTATTTAAGCTTCGGGAcgagcgcggagcggcggcaGGGCTGCCGGCAGAGGGGAAGGGGGCGGAAGGATGGGGACAGGGCCCCGGGCTGCCTCACGGCGGCACCGCCGCAGCCACGGTCGCTGGCGGCTCGGCAGCCTCCCTCGGCGCCGCGGCAGGGCCGGCCCGGAACAGCAGCTCGTGCAGCCctgcagacagacagacggaTACGGAGGAGGCTCCCAGCAGGAGCCCCGCGAGCGGCAGCGGTGCTGCCGCACACGCAGATGGACGGGCGGCCGCGCCACTCACGGGGGTGCTGGTCCCGGTGGCGGGCGACGTAGCGGGCGGccagcagcgcggcggcggcggccagcagcatccccgccgcggccgcccccggcacGGCCACGTAGGAGGCGACGGGCCGCCGGGCTGCGGGAGAGCGGCCGCTGtcagccccggcggcgcggaggaggaggagccccccggggccgggccctgcAGCGCCCTCCCCAGCTCGTCCCGCCCCAGGGCGCTGAGGGAGCAGGAGCCTTGGCCTGTTCACTCTGAAACCTACTGAGGGTTCCAAACTGGGAGCGGTGTGAACAAGGGAGAGCTGGGACTGGGCCCGGCACCGGGGGCTGGCGAAGGGGCCGGGGTGGCGGTACTCACGGCGCACGGCGAGGcgcagggcggcgcgggcgcgggtGCGCAGGCGGGGGTTGCGCGCCACGCACGCGTAGGTGCCGGCGTGGGCGCGGGCGAggcgcggcagcggcagcgtgGGGCCGCGCCCCAGGCGGCCGCCGTCGCGCAGCCACGCGTagcggcagcgcgggcgcgAGGCCGCCCGGCAGCGCAGCACCAGCGCCGCCCCCTCGgcggccgccagcgcccgccgcccgccgccgccgccgcccgccgtgATCACGGGCGCGTCGGGGCCGTCTGCGGCGAGAGGGGCGGCCGTgagcccgcgcggcggcggcggcgcccgccgtcgccctccccgccgccgcgccgacACTCACAGGCCACGTCGAGGAAGGCGGGcgcgctgctgcggctgctCACCTCGTTGCGCGCCGTGCAGGCCCACCAGCCGGcgtggcggcgggcggcgggcgccagccgcagcgccgcgccgctcccgccctcctcctcgtcctcctcctcgtcctcctcctcgtcGTCCTCGTCCTcgtcgcggcggcggcgccggcggcgccaCGAGAAGCGCAGTGGGGCCGAGCCCTCGCGCacggcgcagcgcagcgccgccgccgccccctcggccaccgccgccgccgccggccgcacCGCCGGCTTCGACACGGGCActgcggggccgcgccgccgtgGGAAGccgcccgctgctcccggcccACCCAgctccccccttccccaccGCCCGAGCCGTTCCCCCTTTCCCATCCCGCgtccctcctcctttcccaccCCGCCGCCCTCTTTTTCCGACGCTACGgcccttttctttcccacctACGTCCCTCTTCTTCCAGCCCCAAATCCCAAATCTGCTTTTCCAAACTCGGCCGTCTTTTTTTCCACACTCCCCAAAtccctttttcccccccatccccaaaTCCCTCCTTTCCCAATCCCAAATCTCTTATTTGCCCACCCCCACATCCCGCTTTTACCCGTTCTGtatccctctctcccccccacctTTCCCACCCCCAAATCCCCTTTCTCAAACTCTcatccatgttttttttttccacgcTCCCCAATCCCTCTTTTTGCAGTATCACATCCCTCCTTTCCCACCCAAATCCCTTCCTCAAATCCCAACCCTTTTTCCCACCCCAAATCCCTCCTTTCCCACCCCACGTCCCCCCCCCTTCTCACCGTAGGTCCCTCCTTTCCCAACCCCAGATCCCTCTTTTCCCACACAAATCCCCTTTTCTAAACTCATATCCATATTTTCTCCACACTCCCACATCCTTCCTTTCCCAGCCCCAAATCCCTTTTCCCACCCCACAtccccttcttttccctccccaaatCCTTCATTTTTCCACCCAAATCCCTCCTTTCTCAAATTCCTCTTTTCCCACCCCAAATCCCTCCTTTCCCAATCCCAaatcctcccctccccccccccccagtcctTCCTTTCCCGCCGTTGCCCGGAAAGCCGGGCGAGTGGCTAACGAGCCGGCTCATAAACAggctgttgggggggggggtgactAGCGCGGGGAGGGTCCGGGCTAGCGGGCAGGGAGAGGTGGCTAGCGGGAGGCCCTGGTGGCTGGTGGGCAGGAGCTGCTCCATGGGCTAGTGAGCCGCTGGCGTGGctagtggggggggggggtttaatGGGGTGTGAGATGGCGGCTAGCGGGGTGCTGGGCCGGCTGCTCAGGGATACGGTGGCTAGCGGGACGCCGGAGGGGCTAGTGAGGCGCTGCGCTAGCTGGGGGGGAGTTGCTGGCTGGCTAGTGGGATGCTGGGTGGGCTGGCTGGGTGGTATGTTGGCCGGTGGGCTGACAATATGGGCTAGTGGGCTAGTGGGGTGGCAATATCGGCTAGCAGGGTGcagcaggggctggggggggcaaTATGGGCTAGCAGGGTGTAATAGGGGCTAGTGGGAGACAGCAGAGGCTGGCAGGGTGCAATATGGGCTGGGGGCTGGCAGTACGGGCTAGCAGGCGGGTAATACTGGCTagtgggaggcagcaggggctAGCGGGGTGCAGTGGGGGCTAGTGGGGTGTGATATGGGCTAgggggctggcagcaggggcTAGTGGGGTGCAATATGGGCtaagaggaggcagcaggggctAGCAGGGCACAGCAGGGGCTAATGGGGTGCAGTAGGGGCTagggggaggcagcaggggctAGCGGGGGGGTTGCAATATGGGCTTGGAGAGGCAACGGGCTAGCAGGGCATGGTGGGGGCTAGTGGGGTGCAGTATGGGCtgggggggcagcaggggctAGCAGGGTGTGGGGGGGCTAGTGGGGTGCAGCAGGGGCcagcggggcgcggcggggacTAGTGGGGTGCAGTAGGGGCTAGTGGGGCACAGCAGGGGCTAGGGGGAGGCAGTAGGGGCTAGCAGGGCACGCTGGGGGCTAGTGGGGTGCGGTaggggctgggggaggcagcaggggctAGCGGGGCATGGTGGGGGGGCGCAATATGGGCTGGGGGAGGCAGCAGGCGCTAGCAGGGCATGGTGGGGGCTAGTGGGGTGCAGCAGGGGCCAGCGGGGCGTGGTGGGGACTAGTGGGGTGCAGTAGGGGCTAGGGGGAAGCAACAGGGTCCGgcagggcgcggcgggggctAGTGGGGTGCAGCAGGGGCTGGCGGGGTGCAGcaggggccggcggggcgcggcgggggctaGTGGGGTGCAGCAGGGGCTAGCGGGGTGCAGcaggggccggcggggcgcggcgggggctcACCGAGCACGCGGAGGCGCACGGCGGCGTAGGCGGCGCGCAGGCCGCCCCGCTCGGGCCGCAGCGCCTGGCAGAGGAAGCGGCCCTGGGCGGCCGGGCGCAGGCGGCCCAGGCGCAGGGTGCCGTTGCGCACGCTGGGCCGGCCcagggcgccggcgccgggggccagcgccgcccggccgccggccgccaCCGCcacggcccgcggcggccccgccgtgCCCGGCAGCCCCGCGAAGCTCCAGAAGACCACGGCGGCGGGCGGCACCGGCGGCCCGCACGCCAGCTCCACTGCCCGGCCCCGCACGCCCGTCACCGTCCGCTCCTCGTAGGCGCCCTCGTCCGCCGCCAGCAGCTCGCCTGCCCGGGGACGGCGCCGAGTTGGGCAGGTCTCagcgcacccccccccccaacctctGCCGCCGCTGGCAGCTCCCCCCGCGGCGCCTCACCGCCCGccagcgccggcagcagccacagcacccaGGGCCCCGtccagcgcggcggcggcagccggcccCGCTCCATGGCGCCATGTCCGTGCACACGGGCTCCCcggagcccccgcggcggctccggttactccccgccgccgccaccctcCGGAGTCACCCTCAATTATTCATCGGGCTGCCGAAACCTGAggccgcccggcgcgccgcAACCCCGGCGGCTGAGGACGGGTGCGCTCGCGGCAGGAGTGGGCGCGGGGGCTTTCTTGGCGCCCGCCGCGTTTGATATTTCATCCCCGCCACCATGAAACATTCATGGAGCCGCAAAAGCTGGAGGAATTAATCCGGTGGGACGGGGACGGCGGCTCCTCCAAACGGGCGGGTTTTTTGCATCAAACCCCGCCGCGTTATCCCGCTTCCCCGTGCAATCCCGCCTGGAGTGGTTTCTGACTGCTGCAAAACACCGTGCCTGGtggggacggacggacggacggacggactctctctctctcacacacacacacacacacacacacacacacacacacacacacacacacacacacacacacacacacacacacacacttctgcCTGCCAGGAAAAGCAcgggagaagcagcagcacccCGGGAATTATTTGCAATTCCGTTTTATTGCAGGTGGCTTTGGCTTGGCAAGAGCGAAGGGAGCCCCCGAGCGCGCAGCGGGCACGAGGGGCGACGTGCCAAATCCTCCGGCCGGAGCCGCGTGGGGAGGATTTGGCACGGCGGCTCCGTTCCGAATTCCTGCTGCCATCTAGCGGGTTGGGATTATTTCCCTACCTCGCTGCTCTCTCCggctttttttttggggggggggagccgctTGAGTTTTTCTCCCCGGTTTTTGTGCCGGAACCGCTGCCGCCGAGCCAGGCACCCTCGCTGCCGGCAGCCTCCACGGGCAAGTTGCCGGTCGTCATCTGCGCCGTGCGCACCCAGGTGCGTTTTTGCAGCAAGCCGCCCCGGTTGAGGGCCCTGCGCAGCCTCGAGCCCTTCGCCAAGCCAGGCAGAGCTCGGAGCCTCAGGAAACACGGAAAGCAACCATGAGAATTTCTGGATctgagggtttttctttttcctttttttttttttttttaaccctccCTAAAACCACACAACAAAATAACAGGCCTCTGCAAGAAGGCAACTACAAAACTTCACCTTAAATCTT is from Rhea pennata isolate bPtePen1 chromosome 24, bPtePen1.pri, whole genome shotgun sequence and encodes:
- the VSIG10L2 gene encoding V-set and immunoglobulin domain-containing protein 10-like 2 — protein: MERGRLPPPRWTGPWVLWLLPALAGGELLAADEGAYEERTVTGVRGRAVELACGPPVPPAAVVFWSFAGLPGTAGPPRAVAVAAGGRAALAPGAGALGRPSVRNGTLRLGRLRPAAQGRFLCQALRPERGGLRAAYAAVRLRVLVPVSKPAVRPAAAAVAEGAAAALRCAVREGSAPLRFSWRRRRRRRDEDEDDEEEDEEEDEEEGGSGAALRLAPAARRHAGWWACTARNEGCTSCCSGPALPRRRGRLPSRQRPWLRRCRREAARGPVPILPPPSPLPAALPPLRARPEA